In the Colletotrichum higginsianum IMI 349063 chromosome 7 map unlocalized unitig_7, whole genome shotgun sequence genome, one interval contains:
- a CDS encoding Ubiquitin-like protein, giving the protein MEVTLEAIIAIVSLVVGLPPALLMLWRCCQSRRRSRTAEHRSIVPNRSTSFETMPQEENMMWLRSPVRVWTFVGYQMDLMPRQPVVFPPQQAREPRDYNFQRLRDLNT; this is encoded by the exons ATGGAGGTCACACTCGAGGCCATCATTGCCATCGTATCGCTCGTTGTAGGGCTCCCGCCGGCACTTTTGATGCTTTGGCGATGCTGCCAGTCCAGACGACGGAGCCGGACAGCAG AACACCGCTCCATCGTTCCAAACAGGTCGACATCCTTCGAAACAATGCCCCAAGAAGAGAACATGATGTGGCTGCGTTCGCCTGTCAGGGTGTGGACATTTGTTGGGTACCAGATGGATTTGATGCCCCGCCAACCTGTCGTGTTCCCGCCACAACAAGCACGAGAGCCGAGGGACTATAACTTTCAACGCCTTCGGGATTTGAATACTTAA